A window of Rhinatrema bivittatum chromosome 2, aRhiBiv1.1, whole genome shotgun sequence contains these coding sequences:
- the LOC115083841 gene encoding oocyte zinc finger protein XlCOF6-like isoform X2, translating to MLSEREVEDKSSCSEWGKKCQSQSIKEKQKTSAALSEQSTKNIPHTGEEQTTDEQCVCDVCEILLRDPVTLKSQHRSHAEERPSTFADSGKTFSHKEELEVQQKTCTGETPFTCSESGRGFISKQELRQHQEINKGKKCTSAEHSKSFINKASPKKSKISCTEERTVSSTDGDKIFNQKENFTKHPKLYQGERRQNSNNECNKSFNQRKVFLKQIETHIVERPFSFSQSVKGFSRQAELPQQPIHKGERQFISTESGKSFSQKTKLSNHQRINTGLNPYACTQCGKSFSRKGSLSIHQRIHTGVKPFTCTECGKNFSQKASLTSHQRIHTGIKPFTCTECDKTFSRKAYLTDHQRIHTGMKPTCTECNKTFSRKAYLTVHQSIHTGMKPFTCTDCGKSFSQKTFLTRHHSIHTGVKAFTCTECGKGFNRKSHLTSHHSTHTGIKQFACTECDKSFSYITSLKIHQKIHTGVKLFTCPECGKSFSQKANLTVHQRIHSKMKPFTCTECGKSFSRKTGFTSHQIIHTGLKPYTCTECGKSFSYKSNLTVHNRIHTEIKPFTCTQCGTNFSWKASLISHQRLHSELKPFACNECGKRFNEKRKFTFHKRIHSEMKPFTCTECGKSFTLKSALTSHQRIHTGIKPFTCSECGKGFNRKTHLTSHQRIHTGIKPFKCTECGKSFSWRISLIDHQISHGNVKPCICTECGKSFSRKSYLKSHQRIHIGMKSFTCTECGKSFSWKASLTVHQRIHSNVKPFKCADCGKGFRYTKSFKIHQRIHNGL from the coding sequence ATGTTATCAGAAAGAGAGGTGGAGGATAAGTCTTCCTGTTCTGAGTGGGGAAAAAAGTGCCAGAGTCAATCCatcaaagaaaagcaaaaaacttCAGCAGCTCTGAGTGAACAAAGTACCAAAAATATCCCACATACAGGGGAAGAGCAGACAACAGATGAAcagtgtgtatgtgatgtatgtGAGATACTCCTCAGGGATCCTGTGACTCTGAAATCACAGCATAGATCTCATGCTGAAGAGAGACCATCTACATTTGCAGACAGTGGGAAAACTTTCAGTCATAAGGAGGAACTAGAGGTGCAACAAAAAACATGCACAGGAGAGACaccttttacatgttctgagtCTGGGAGAGGTTTCATTAGTAAGCAAGAACTAAGGCAACACCAGGAaatcaataaaggaaaaaaatgtacaAGTGCAGAGCATTCAAAAagctttattaataaagcaaGCCCCAAAAAATCCAAGATAAGCTGCACAGAAGAGAGAACAGTTTCTTCTACTGATGGTGACAAAATCTTCAATCAGAAAGAAAACTTCACAAAACATCCAAAATTGTACCAAGGAGAAAGACGACAAAATTCAAATAATGAATGCAATAAAAGCTTCAATCAAAGGAAagtctttttaaaacaaatagaaacccatattgttgagaGACCATTCTCCTTTAGTCAATCTGTAAAAGGCTTCAGTaggcaggcagaactcccacAACAGCCAATCCACAAAGGAGAGAGACAATTTATATCtactgaaagtggaaaaagctTCAGTCAAAAGACAAAACTCTCAAATCACCAGAGAATAAACACAGGATTAAATCCATATGCATGTACtcagtgtggtaaaagctttagtcggAAGGGAAGCCTCTcaatccaccagagaatccacactggagtaaaaccatttacatgtactgagtgtggtaaaaatTTTAGTCAGAAGGCATCTCTCACAAGCCACCAGAGAATTCACACTGGaataaaaccatttacatgtaccgAGTGTGATAAAACCTTTAGTCGGAAAGCATACCTCACAGACCACCAGAGAATTCATACTGGAATGAAACCAACATGTACTGAGTGTAATAAAACCTTTAGTCGGAAAGCATACCTCACAGTCCATCAGAGTATCCACACTGGaatgaaaccatttacatgtactgactgtggtaaaagctttagtcaaAAGACATTTCTAACTAGGCACCATAGCATACATACTGGagtaaaagcatttacatgtactgaatgtggtaaaggcttcaACCGGAAGAGCCATCTCACAAGCCACCATAGTACCCACACTGGAATAAAacaatttgcatgtactgaatgtgataaaagcttcagttaCATAACATCTCTCAAAattcaccagaaaatccacactggagTGAAACTATTTACCTGTCCTGAATGCggtaaaagcttcagtcaaaAGGCGAACCTTACAGTCCACCAGAGAATACACAGTAAAAtgaaaccttttacatgtactgaatgtggtaaaagctttagtcgTAAGACAGGCTTCACAAGCCATCAGATAATCCACACTGGACTAAAGCCatatacatgtactgagtgtggtaaaagcttcagttaTAAGTCCAACCTCACAGTACACAATAGAATCCACACTGAAattaaaccatttacatgtactcaGTGTGGTACAAACTTCAGTTGGAAGGCAAGCCTCATAAGCCACCAGAGACTGCATTCTGAATTGAAACCATTTGCATGTAACGAGTGTGGTAAGAGGTTTaatgagaaaagaaaattcacattCCACAAGAGAATCCACAGTGAaatgaaaccatttacatgcactgagtgtgGCAAAAGCTTTACTCTGAAGTCAGCTCTCACTAgtcatcagagaatccacactggaataaaaccatttacatgtagtgagtgtggtaaaggCTTCAATCGGAAGACCCATCTAACaagccaccagagaatccacactggaatTAAGCCATTTAAATGTacagaatgtggtaaaagtttcagttgGAGGATAAGCCTCATAGACCACCAAATAAGCCATGGTAATGTGAAACCGTGtatatgtactgagtgtggtaaaagcttcagtcgcAAGAGCTATCTCAAaagccaccagagaatccacattGGAATGAAgtcatttacatgtactgaatgtggtaaaagcttcagttggAAGGCAAGTCTCACagtccaccagagaatccacagtaatgtgaaaccatttaaatgtgctGATTGTGGTAAAGGATTCAGATACACAAAATCTTTCAAAATTCACCAAAGAATTCACAATGGACTATAA
- the LOC115083841 gene encoding oocyte zinc finger protein XlCOF6-like isoform X1 has protein sequence MPAGASAQDPVTFEDIAVYFSQEEWEDLDERQKELYKDVMQENYQMLNSLGSSSPTVTPDIISHIERGEEPYIRDEPGSEERGTGRSSCSENEDPRYNNTDTHHRELNENLEGNKMLSEREVEDKSSCSEWGKKCQSQSIKEKQKTSAALSEQSTKNIPHTGEEQTTDEQCVCDVCEILLRDPVTLKSQHRSHAEERPSTFADSGKTFSHKEELEVQQKTCTGETPFTCSESGRGFISKQELRQHQEINKGKKCTSAEHSKSFINKASPKKSKISCTEERTVSSTDGDKIFNQKENFTKHPKLYQGERRQNSNNECNKSFNQRKVFLKQIETHIVERPFSFSQSVKGFSRQAELPQQPIHKGERQFISTESGKSFSQKTKLSNHQRINTGLNPYACTQCGKSFSRKGSLSIHQRIHTGVKPFTCTECGKNFSQKASLTSHQRIHTGIKPFTCTECDKTFSRKAYLTDHQRIHTGMKPTCTECNKTFSRKAYLTVHQSIHTGMKPFTCTDCGKSFSQKTFLTRHHSIHTGVKAFTCTECGKGFNRKSHLTSHHSTHTGIKQFACTECDKSFSYITSLKIHQKIHTGVKLFTCPECGKSFSQKANLTVHQRIHSKMKPFTCTECGKSFSRKTGFTSHQIIHTGLKPYTCTECGKSFSYKSNLTVHNRIHTEIKPFTCTQCGTNFSWKASLISHQRLHSELKPFACNECGKRFNEKRKFTFHKRIHSEMKPFTCTECGKSFTLKSALTSHQRIHTGIKPFTCSECGKGFNRKTHLTSHQRIHTGIKPFKCTECGKSFSWRISLIDHQISHGNVKPCICTECGKSFSRKSYLKSHQRIHIGMKSFTCTECGKSFSWKASLTVHQRIHSNVKPFKCADCGKGFRYTKSFKIHQRIHNGL, from the exons GATCAAGCTCTCCGACTGTCACCCCTGATATTATATCCCACATTGAACGAGGGGAAGAGCCGTACATCAGGGATGAGCCGGGATCAGAGGAAAGAGGAACTGGGagaagcagctgctcag AAAATGAAGATCCCAGATACAataacacagacacacatcaCAGGGAGCTCAATGAGAATCTAGAAGGCAACAAGATGTTATCAGAAAGAGAGGTGGAGGATAAGTCTTCCTGTTCTGAGTGGGGAAAAAAGTGCCAGAGTCAATCCatcaaagaaaagcaaaaaacttCAGCAGCTCTGAGTGAACAAAGTACCAAAAATATCCCACATACAGGGGAAGAGCAGACAACAGATGAAcagtgtgtatgtgatgtatgtGAGATACTCCTCAGGGATCCTGTGACTCTGAAATCACAGCATAGATCTCATGCTGAAGAGAGACCATCTACATTTGCAGACAGTGGGAAAACTTTCAGTCATAAGGAGGAACTAGAGGTGCAACAAAAAACATGCACAGGAGAGACaccttttacatgttctgagtCTGGGAGAGGTTTCATTAGTAAGCAAGAACTAAGGCAACACCAGGAaatcaataaaggaaaaaaatgtacaAGTGCAGAGCATTCAAAAagctttattaataaagcaaGCCCCAAAAAATCCAAGATAAGCTGCACAGAAGAGAGAACAGTTTCTTCTACTGATGGTGACAAAATCTTCAATCAGAAAGAAAACTTCACAAAACATCCAAAATTGTACCAAGGAGAAAGACGACAAAATTCAAATAATGAATGCAATAAAAGCTTCAATCAAAGGAAagtctttttaaaacaaatagaaacccatattgttgagaGACCATTCTCCTTTAGTCAATCTGTAAAAGGCTTCAGTaggcaggcagaactcccacAACAGCCAATCCACAAAGGAGAGAGACAATTTATATCtactgaaagtggaaaaagctTCAGTCAAAAGACAAAACTCTCAAATCACCAGAGAATAAACACAGGATTAAATCCATATGCATGTACtcagtgtggtaaaagctttagtcggAAGGGAAGCCTCTcaatccaccagagaatccacactggagtaaaaccatttacatgtactgagtgtggtaaaaatTTTAGTCAGAAGGCATCTCTCACAAGCCACCAGAGAATTCACACTGGaataaaaccatttacatgtaccgAGTGTGATAAAACCTTTAGTCGGAAAGCATACCTCACAGACCACCAGAGAATTCATACTGGAATGAAACCAACATGTACTGAGTGTAATAAAACCTTTAGTCGGAAAGCATACCTCACAGTCCATCAGAGTATCCACACTGGaatgaaaccatttacatgtactgactgtggtaaaagctttagtcaaAAGACATTTCTAACTAGGCACCATAGCATACATACTGGagtaaaagcatttacatgtactgaatgtggtaaaggcttcaACCGGAAGAGCCATCTCACAAGCCACCATAGTACCCACACTGGAATAAAacaatttgcatgtactgaatgtgataaaagcttcagttaCATAACATCTCTCAAAattcaccagaaaatccacactggagTGAAACTATTTACCTGTCCTGAATGCggtaaaagcttcagtcaaaAGGCGAACCTTACAGTCCACCAGAGAATACACAGTAAAAtgaaaccttttacatgtactgaatgtggtaaaagctttagtcgTAAGACAGGCTTCACAAGCCATCAGATAATCCACACTGGACTAAAGCCatatacatgtactgagtgtggtaaaagcttcagttaTAAGTCCAACCTCACAGTACACAATAGAATCCACACTGAAattaaaccatttacatgtactcaGTGTGGTACAAACTTCAGTTGGAAGGCAAGCCTCATAAGCCACCAGAGACTGCATTCTGAATTGAAACCATTTGCATGTAACGAGTGTGGTAAGAGGTTTaatgagaaaagaaaattcacattCCACAAGAGAATCCACAGTGAaatgaaaccatttacatgcactgagtgtgGCAAAAGCTTTACTCTGAAGTCAGCTCTCACTAgtcatcagagaatccacactggaataaaaccatttacatgtagtgagtgtggtaaaggCTTCAATCGGAAGACCCATCTAACaagccaccagagaatccacactggaatTAAGCCATTTAAATGTacagaatgtggtaaaagtttcagttgGAGGATAAGCCTCATAGACCACCAAATAAGCCATGGTAATGTGAAACCGTGtatatgtactgagtgtggtaaaagcttcagtcgcAAGAGCTATCTCAAaagccaccagagaatccacattGGAATGAAgtcatttacatgtactgaatgtggtaaaagcttcagttggAAGGCAAGTCTCACagtccaccagagaatccacagtaatgtgaaaccatttaaatgtgctGATTGTGGTAAAGGATTCAGATACACAAAATCTTTCAAAATTCACCAAAGAATTCACAATGGACTATAA